One segment of Polaribacter huanghezhanensis DNA contains the following:
- a CDS encoding efflux RND transporter periplasmic adaptor subunit, whose amino-acid sequence MRKIILSVLGLLLIISAFLLAKNIVDNKQKPKPKYSKTKKTVFVEKVINKEIPIVIKASGNLVAKNKIELFSEVQGVLHTTQKEFKPGVNFLKAETLLNINSDEFYASLQSQKSNLINSITAIMPDIRLDFPKEFNKWQSYLNKFDVNKTTSELPVFSSDKEKYFVSGKGIRTNYFNVKNLEVKLKKYSIKAPYSGILTEAFVTDGTLVRAGQKLGEFIDPSIFEMEVSIKAAFADLLKIGNTVSLTNLTRTKAYKGRVLRVNGKVDLASQTVKVFIEVAHKDLKDGMYLEANIVAKSEKNAVEIPRKLLVNNNSVYTVKDSVLILKMVNPVYFNAETVVVKGLLNNTSVLIQSVPGAFDGMVVKVQKKH is encoded by the coding sequence ATGAGAAAAATTATTCTTTCAGTACTGGGTTTATTACTAATTATTTCTGCCTTTTTATTGGCTAAAAACATTGTTGACAACAAACAAAAACCAAAACCTAAGTATAGCAAAACTAAAAAAACCGTTTTTGTAGAAAAAGTAATAAATAAAGAAATTCCAATTGTAATTAAAGCAAGTGGTAATCTAGTTGCTAAAAATAAAATCGAATTATTTTCTGAAGTTCAAGGGGTGTTACATACAACTCAAAAAGAATTTAAGCCTGGAGTTAACTTTTTAAAAGCCGAAACACTTTTAAACATAAATAGTGATGAGTTTTATGCAAGTTTGCAATCCCAAAAAAGCAATTTAATTAATAGCATAACAGCAATAATGCCAGATATTCGATTAGATTTCCCAAAAGAATTTAACAAATGGCAATCCTATTTAAACAAGTTCGATGTAAATAAAACAACGTCAGAACTTCCTGTTTTTTCTTCTGATAAAGAAAAATATTTTGTTTCTGGAAAAGGAATAAGAACCAACTACTTTAATGTAAAAAACTTAGAAGTAAAACTAAAAAAGTATAGTATTAAAGCTCCTTATAGCGGAATCTTAACAGAGGCTTTTGTAACAGACGGAACATTGGTTAGAGCAGGACAGAAATTAGGCGAATTTATAGATCCGTCAATCTTTGAAATGGAGGTTTCTATAAAGGCTGCTTTTGCTGATTTGCTTAAAATAGGCAATACAGTTTCTTTAACAAACTTAACAAGAACTAAGGCATATAAAGGAAGAGTTCTTCGTGTAAATGGAAAAGTTGATTTAGCCTCTCAAACAGTTAAAGTATTTATAGAAGTTGCACATAAAGATTTAAAAGACGGAATGTATTTAGAGGCAAACATTGTCGCAAAATCAGAAAAAAATGCGGTTGAAATTCCTAGAAAACTATTGGTAAATAACAATAGTGTTTACACGGTAAAAGACAGTGTTTTAATCCTTAAAATGGTGAATCCCGTATATTTTAATGCAGAAACGGTAGTGGTTAAAGGCTTACTAAATAACACCTCGGTTTTAATACAATCTGTTCCTGGGGCATTTGATGGAATGGTTGTTAAGGTTCAAAAAAAGCATTAA
- a CDS encoding efflux RND transporter permease subunit yields the protein MRKIITYFIKFPVAVNVFILALVAFGIIGVLGMKSSFFPLVDSQLISINLTYPGASPEEIEEGVVLKIEDNLKGIVGVERVTSVSRENSATVNVEVEKGKNIDIVLSDVKNAVDRVPSFPSGMEPPVIAKVESIRPTISFTISGEGLSLKSLKDYARTVENDLRSLDGISQVSLSGFPAEEIEISVRENDLRAYKLSIAEVTNAVRNTNLLITGGNIKTPEEDYLIRARNRSYYGVELQNLIVRTTKTGNIIRLKDIAEVKDSWSENPDRLYYNGSVAINVTVSNTNNEDLLSSAEKIKDYIHKFNQQNSNVTLNISSDASITLNQRTQLLVENGIFGILLVLFFLALFLNVRLAFWVAFGLPISFLGMFIFAAQLGVTINVLSLFGMIIVIGILVDDGIVIGENIYHHYYDKGKSKIQAAIDGTMEVIPPIVSAILTTLIAFSTFYFVDGRIGSFFGEVSTIVLLTLTVSLIEALIILPAHVAHSKALSRKNEELGIVKKQNKIEAFFRNANKKADGLLVHVRDNYYLPFLRFSLKHKLFAFAIPIALLIFSFGAIGGGVVKTSFFPSVASDRIQVTLKMPQGTNDKITDSIISVIENKVWLVSEEFTKKQTGNVSVVENVIKRVGPGTANATLTINLLPGESREFSSPEITNAIREKVGKVYSAESLTFGSGGNFGGSPVAVSLLGNNISELKAAKELLKAELEKNALLKDISDNDPAGIKEVRIKLKDNAYLLGLNLQSVMSQIRFAFFGSQAQRFQRGQDEIKVWVRYNKKDRSSIKNLDDMRIVTPTNEQVPFSEIATYEIERGDIAINHLSGKREIQITADMKTPGESATDILEDIKVRIMPEIISKYATVTPLYEGQNREAKKTIDSVKIVGPIILILIYIVIAFTFRSYSQPILLILLIPFSMIGVVWGHYFHNFSIGILSWLGIIALIGIMVNDGLVLIGKFNTYLKEGMKYEEALIQAGKSRFRAIVLTSLTTVAGLAPLLLEKSRQAQFLKPMAISISYGIAIATILTLVLLPLLLSVSNKVKVFIKWLKTGERVTSEEVERAIIESKFEHDEE from the coding sequence ATGAGAAAAATTATTACTTATTTTATAAAGTTTCCTGTCGCAGTAAACGTATTTATTCTTGCACTCGTTGCTTTTGGTATTATTGGTGTATTAGGAATGAAGTCTTCCTTTTTTCCCTTAGTAGATTCACAATTAATCAGTATTAACCTTACCTACCCAGGTGCTTCTCCTGAAGAAATTGAAGAAGGAGTGGTCTTAAAAATTGAAGATAATTTAAAAGGAATTGTTGGGGTAGAAAGAGTAACCTCTGTCTCTAGAGAGAACTCTGCAACAGTGAATGTAGAGGTTGAAAAAGGGAAAAATATTGATATTGTTTTATCGGATGTGAAAAATGCTGTAGATAGAGTACCGTCTTTTCCATCAGGAATGGAGCCGCCTGTAATTGCAAAAGTAGAAAGCATAAGACCCACCATAAGTTTTACAATTAGTGGAGAAGGGTTGTCTTTAAAATCCTTAAAGGACTATGCAAGAACAGTTGAAAACGACCTAAGAAGTTTAGATGGTATTTCACAAGTTTCATTATCTGGTTTTCCTGCAGAAGAAATAGAAATTTCTGTTAGAGAAAACGATTTAAGAGCGTATAAATTATCTATTGCAGAAGTAACAAATGCGGTTAGAAACACCAACCTTTTAATTACGGGAGGAAACATAAAAACACCTGAAGAGGATTATTTAATTAGAGCAAGAAACAGGTCATATTATGGTGTAGAATTGCAAAATTTAATAGTAAGAACAACCAAAACAGGAAATATTATTCGCTTAAAAGATATCGCAGAAGTTAAAGATTCTTGGTCAGAAAACCCCGATAGACTTTATTATAACGGAAGTGTTGCAATCAATGTGACTGTTAGCAATACCAATAACGAAGATTTATTATCGTCTGCAGAAAAAATCAAAGATTACATCCATAAATTTAATCAACAAAATAGCAATGTAACTTTAAATATATCTAGCGATGCTTCAATTACATTAAACCAAAGAACTCAATTGTTGGTAGAAAATGGAATTTTTGGAATTCTTTTAGTGCTGTTTTTCTTAGCACTATTTTTAAATGTAAGATTGGCCTTTTGGGTAGCATTTGGTTTGCCAATTTCCTTTTTAGGAATGTTTATTTTTGCGGCACAATTAGGAGTAACGATAAATGTATTATCGCTTTTCGGAATGATTATCGTTATCGGTATTTTAGTGGATGATGGAATTGTCATTGGAGAAAACATTTATCATCATTATTACGACAAAGGAAAATCTAAAATTCAAGCTGCAATTGATGGAACGATGGAAGTTATTCCTCCAATTGTATCGGCTATTTTAACAACCCTTATTGCATTTTCAACCTTTTATTTTGTGGATGGAAGAATTGGAAGCTTCTTCGGAGAAGTTTCTACAATTGTTTTATTAACCTTAACGGTATCATTAATTGAGGCTTTAATTATTTTACCTGCTCACGTTGCTCATTCAAAAGCGCTTTCTAGAAAAAACGAAGAATTAGGGATTGTAAAAAAACAAAATAAAATAGAAGCCTTTTTTAGAAATGCAAACAAAAAAGCAGACGGATTATTAGTACATGTTAGAGACAATTATTACTTGCCTTTTTTGCGCTTTTCTTTAAAGCATAAACTGTTTGCATTTGCCATTCCTATCGCATTGTTGATTTTTAGTTTTGGTGCAATTGGAGGAGGAGTCGTAAAAACATCTTTTTTCCCATCAGTTGCAAGTGATCGAATTCAGGTGACATTAAAAATGCCACAAGGAACGAACGATAAAATCACAGATTCTATTATTTCTGTTATAGAAAACAAAGTTTGGTTAGTAAGTGAAGAATTCACAAAAAAACAAACAGGAAATGTTAGCGTTGTAGAAAACGTAATTAAAAGAGTTGGTCCAGGAACAGCAAATGCAACATTAACAATTAATTTGTTGCCAGGAGAATCTAGAGAATTTTCATCTCCAGAAATTACAAATGCAATTAGAGAAAAAGTAGGAAAAGTTTACAGTGCAGAAAGTCTCACTTTTGGCTCAGGCGGAAATTTTGGAGGAAGTCCAGTTGCTGTTTCACTGCTTGGAAATAACATTTCTGAGTTAAAAGCAGCAAAAGAACTGTTAAAAGCTGAACTAGAAAAAAATGCTTTGTTAAAAGATATTTCTGATAATGACCCTGCGGGAATAAAAGAAGTTCGAATCAAACTAAAAGACAATGCATATTTGTTAGGATTAAATTTGCAATCGGTAATGAGTCAAATACGGTTTGCTTTTTTTGGATCGCAAGCACAGCGTTTTCAAAGAGGTCAAGATGAAATAAAAGTTTGGGTTCGTTACAACAAAAAAGATAGGTCTTCTATTAAGAATTTAGACGATATGCGAATAGTAACGCCCACAAACGAGCAAGTTCCTTTTTCTGAAATTGCAACCTATGAAATTGAACGTGGAGATATTGCAATTAATCACTTAAGCGGTAAAAGAGAAATTCAAATCACTGCAGATATGAAAACTCCTGGAGAAAGCGCAACGGATATTTTAGAAGATATTAAAGTGCGAATTATGCCAGAAATTATTTCTAAATATGCTACGGTAACACCATTATATGAAGGGCAAAATAGGGAAGCAAAAAAAACAATAGATTCTGTAAAAATTGTAGGACCAATTATTTTAATCTTAATTTATATTGTTATTGCTTTTACGTTTAGATCTTATAGCCAACCAATTTTATTAATTCTTTTGATTCCTTTTAGTATGATCGGAGTTGTTTGGGGACATTATTTTCACAACTTTTCTATTGGTATTTTATCTTGGTTAGGAATTATTGCTTTAATCGGAATTATGGTCAACGATGGTTTGGTTCTCATCGGTAAATTTAACACCTATCTAAAAGAAGGAATGAAATATGAAGAAGCATTAATTCAGGCAGGAAAATCTCGTTTTAGAGCCATTGTTTTAACTTCTTTAACAACCGTTGCTGGTTTAGCACCATTGTTATTAGAAAAAAGTAGACAAGCACAATTTTTAAAACCAATGGCAATTTCTATTTCTTATGGTATTGCTATTGCAACTATTTTAACACTGGTTTTATTGCCGTTATTATTATCTGTTTCTAACAAGGTAAAAGTATTTATAAAATGGTTAAAAACAGGAGAAAGAGTAACTTCTGAAGAAGTAGAAAGAGCCATTATCGAATCTAAATTTGAGCATGATGAAGAATAA
- a CDS encoding TolC family protein translates to MKNNIYIIILVALLSFQAKAQQILTKKEALKITLENNYGIKIANNNVAIANNNKKVLNSKYLPTVSASSGANYRRDNQKITRQDNTVTEVNGAVTKSYNASLNVNYTIFDGLGRKYNYDQLKETYNLSELQARETIENTYLHLFTLYFQIARLSENNNNLKETLNISKQRLKRAKYKYQFGQSTKLELLNAEVDVNNDSIAFINSKQQYLNAKRSLNIVLGQQKEINYDVETEVTFNQILNFDALLNKAKSNNVLLKKTEKNLAISEFNIKINKASYLPKVGLSTSYGWNNSKNPATSFLAESNSNGLNAGLNLTWNIFDGGSTKTRVANSKIALENQQILLQQQNETLENNLKNTWSLYNNKLFVLKAQQQNVVSSQNNFDRTKERYNLGQVTSIEFRQAQINLINSKTAYNNTTYDAKLIELELLQLTGDLLNTEI, encoded by the coding sequence ATGAAGAATAATATATATATAATCATTCTAGTTGCTTTGCTTTCTTTTCAAGCAAAAGCACAGCAAATTTTAACCAAAAAAGAAGCGTTAAAAATTACATTAGAAAATAACTACGGAATTAAAATTGCCAACAATAATGTTGCAATTGCCAACAATAATAAAAAGGTTTTAAATTCTAAGTATTTACCAACAGTTTCTGCTTCTTCTGGAGCAAATTATAGAAGAGACAATCAAAAGATTACAAGACAAGATAATACGGTAACAGAAGTTAATGGAGCTGTAACGAAGTCCTACAACGCTTCTTTAAATGTAAATTATACGATTTTTGATGGTTTGGGCAGAAAATACAACTATGACCAATTAAAAGAAACGTATAATTTATCAGAATTACAAGCACGAGAAACAATAGAAAACACTTATTTACACTTATTTACACTGTATTTTCAAATAGCCAGGTTATCAGAAAACAACAACAATCTAAAAGAAACTTTAAATATTTCGAAGCAACGTTTAAAAAGAGCAAAATACAAATATCAATTCGGTCAATCTACAAAGTTAGAATTGTTAAATGCTGAGGTTGATGTAAATAATGATAGCATTGCATTCATCAATTCTAAACAACAATATTTAAATGCAAAAAGAAGTTTAAATATTGTGTTGGGTCAACAAAAAGAAATCAATTATGATGTAGAAACGGAAGTTACTTTTAATCAAATCTTAAATTTTGACGCATTGTTAAACAAAGCAAAATCGAATAATGTTTTATTAAAAAAGACAGAGAAAAATCTTGCAATTAGTGAGTTTAATATCAAAATAAACAAAGCAAGTTATTTACCCAAAGTTGGGTTGTCAACTTCTTACGGATGGAATAACAGTAAGAACCCTGCAACATCTTTTTTAGCCGAATCTAACTCTAACGGATTAAATGCAGGACTAAATCTTACTTGGAATATTTTTGACGGTGGAAGTACAAAAACAAGAGTTGCCAATTCTAAAATTGCATTAGAAAATCAACAAATATTATTGCAACAACAAAACGAAACTTTAGAAAATAATTTAAAAAACACATGGTCTTTATACAACAACAAGCTGTTTGTTTTAAAAGCACAACAACAAAATGTAGTTTCGAGTCAAAATAACTTTGACAGAACTAAAGAACGTTACAACTTAGGACAAGTAACTTCCATCGAATTTAGACAAGCACAAATCAATTTAATTAATAGTAAAACAGCATACAACAACACAACATATGATGCTAAATTGATTGAATTAGAATTATTACAATTAACAGGAGATTTGCTAAATACAGAAATTTAG
- a CDS encoding acyl-CoA dehydrogenase family protein, with amino-acid sequence MKPDLFQAPDYYQLDDLLTEEHKLVRDAAREWVKREVSPIIEEYAQKAEFPKQIINGLAEIGAFGPYIPEEYGGAGLDQISYGLIMQEIERGDSGVRSTASVQSSLVMYPIWKYGNEEHRQKYLPKLASGEWIGCFGLTEPNHGSNPSGMETKFKDMGDHYLLNGAKMWISNAPFAQVAVVWAKDENGRIHGLIVERGMDGFSTPETHNKWSLRASSTGELIFDNVKVPKENLLPNKSGLGAPLGCLDSARYGIAWGAIGAAMDCYDTALRYSKERIQFGKPIGQFQLQQKKLAEMITEITKAQLLTWRLGVLRNEDKATSAQISMAKRNNVDMAINIAREARQMLGGMGITGEYSIMRHSMNLESVITYEGTHDIHLLITGLDITGLNAFK; translated from the coding sequence ATGAAACCAGATTTATTTCAAGCTCCAGATTATTATCAATTAGATGATTTATTAACCGAAGAGCATAAATTAGTTAGAGACGCAGCAAGAGAATGGGTAAAAAGAGAAGTTTCTCCAATTATTGAAGAATACGCTCAAAAAGCAGAATTTCCAAAACAAATCATCAACGGTTTGGCAGAAATTGGTGCTTTTGGTCCTTATATTCCAGAAGAATATGGCGGCGCAGGATTAGATCAAATTTCTTACGGATTGATTATGCAAGAAATTGAACGTGGAGATTCTGGTGTTCGTTCTACTGCTTCTGTTCAATCATCATTAGTAATGTATCCTATTTGGAAATATGGAAACGAAGAACATCGTCAAAAATATTTACCAAAATTAGCTTCTGGAGAATGGATTGGTTGTTTCGGATTGACAGAGCCAAATCACGGTTCTAATCCAAGTGGAATGGAAACGAAGTTTAAAGATATGGGAGATCATTATCTGTTAAACGGAGCAAAAATGTGGATTTCGAACGCACCATTTGCACAAGTTGCTGTGGTTTGGGCAAAAGATGAAAATGGAAGAATTCATGGATTGATTGTAGAACGTGGAATGGACGGTTTTTCTACACCTGAAACACATAATAAATGGTCGTTAAGAGCATCATCTACTGGAGAATTGATTTTTGATAATGTAAAGGTTCCGAAAGAAAACTTATTACCAAACAAATCTGGATTAGGAGCGCCGTTAGGTTGCTTAGATTCTGCTCGTTATGGAATCGCTTGGGGCGCAATTGGTGCGGCAATGGATTGTTACGATACCGCTTTACGATACTCTAAGGAACGTATTCAGTTCGGAAAACCAATTGGACAATTTCAATTGCAACAAAAAAAATTAGCCGAAATGATTACAGAAATTACCAAAGCGCAATTGTTAACTTGGCGTTTGGGAGTTTTACGTAATGAAGATAAAGCAACTTCTGCTCAAATTTCTATGGCAAAACGAAACAATGTAGATATGGCTATTAACATTGCTAGAGAAGCAAGACAAATGTTAGGTGGAATGGGAATTACCGGAGAATACTCAATCATGCGTCATTCTATGAATTTAGAAAGTGTTATTACCTACGAAGGAACACACGATATTCACTTACTAATTACTGGTTTAGACATTACAGGGTTAAATGCTTTTAAATAA
- the rnpA gene encoding ribonuclease P protein component, whose translation MKKTLGKQERLKSKTLIGKLYKEGKSVKKFPLRLVYIQAEHTSKYPAQVGVSVPKRNFKKAVDRNHLKRLLRETYRKQKQLIYDSIDKPYVYMISYIGKEKSTYAEIEIKMEQLLKSFTEQIKKN comes from the coding sequence ATGAAGAAAACTTTAGGAAAACAAGAGCGCTTAAAAAGCAAAACGCTTATTGGAAAATTATATAAAGAAGGTAAATCTGTAAAGAAATTTCCTTTAAGATTGGTGTATATTCAAGCAGAACACACTTCAAAATATCCAGCGCAGGTTGGCGTTTCTGTTCCTAAGAGAAACTTTAAAAAAGCGGTTGATAGAAATCACTTAAAAAGATTGTTAAGAGAAACCTATCGCAAACAAAAACAACTTATTTACGACTCGATTGACAAACCGTATGTCTATATGATTTCTTATATTGGTAAAGAAAAATCTACATACGCTGAAATCGAAATCAAAATGGAACAGCTCTTAAAGTCGTTTACAGAACAAATTAAAAAGAACTAA
- a CDS encoding S41 family peptidase, translating into MKKNIKNKTIVGVLIAIVFVSFSFQSKFFEVAKQIEIYTTLFKELNMYYVNEINPAEFTTRALKNTLKDLDPYTNYYNEQDVEAVKIRREGEYGGIGAAINYGDKNPLIVRVYKGYSADKAGLKPGDIITKIDNQVLAALEKEDASSLLLGIPESKVFMEINRQGKTISIHLKREKIEINPVPFYKKIDDETGYIVLTRFNEKAASEVKKAFENLKKKGIKSLILDLRSNPGGLLGEAVNISNFFLPKGTTITTTKAKVKKWSNIYLSRNNPLDLEIPMVVLINGSSASASEIVTGALQDYDRAVVIGKRSFGKGLVQRFRALSYGTQLKVTVSKYYTPSGRCIQELDYANRDLKTGKVPKFSDAGINEFRTQNGRKVFDGGGIHPDIITENETVTEETKILLSSRALFNFAINFKNKNNTITSAKDFRFTDNNFKQFQSFLKVDTTFITKEEASFKEAYRTLNTSQNQKIKTAYSRIISTLKSEKIKELISNKELIKNELKNIILDQYYYQEGIYQNKIASDKTVLEAVKLLKNSTKYNQILSGKK; encoded by the coding sequence ATGAAAAAAAACATCAAAAATAAAACGATTGTAGGCGTCCTAATTGCAATTGTTTTTGTTTCGTTTTCATTTCAATCAAAATTTTTTGAGGTTGCAAAACAGATCGAAATTTACACCACATTATTCAAAGAATTGAACATGTATTATGTGAATGAAATAAATCCTGCAGAATTTACAACTCGCGCTTTAAAAAATACGTTAAAAGATTTAGATCCGTACACAAATTACTATAACGAACAAGATGTTGAAGCTGTCAAAATACGACGAGAAGGAGAGTATGGCGGCATTGGAGCAGCGATAAATTACGGCGATAAAAACCCTTTAATTGTTCGTGTTTACAAAGGGTATTCGGCAGATAAAGCAGGTTTAAAACCTGGAGATATTATTACAAAAATTGACAATCAGGTTTTAGCAGCATTAGAAAAAGAAGATGCCTCGAGTTTGTTGCTCGGAATTCCGGAGAGTAAAGTTTTTATGGAAATAAATCGACAAGGAAAAACAATTTCAATCCATTTAAAAAGAGAAAAAATAGAAATAAATCCGGTTCCATTTTACAAAAAAATTGATGATGAAACCGGTTATATTGTTTTGACAAGGTTCAATGAAAAAGCAGCATCCGAAGTAAAAAAAGCCTTTGAGAATTTAAAAAAAAAAGGCATCAAAAGCTTGATTTTAGATTTGCGTTCAAATCCTGGAGGATTGCTTGGTGAAGCCGTAAATATTTCTAACTTTTTTTTACCAAAAGGAACTACAATTACCACCACAAAAGCAAAAGTAAAAAAGTGGAGCAATATATACTTATCTAGAAACAATCCGTTAGATTTAGAAATTCCGATGGTGGTATTAATTAACGGAAGTTCTGCATCTGCATCAGAAATTGTAACTGGCGCCTTGCAAGATTACGATAGAGCAGTTGTGATAGGAAAGCGCTCTTTTGGAAAAGGTTTGGTGCAGCGTTTTAGAGCCTTGAGTTATGGAACGCAATTAAAAGTAACCGTTTCTAAATATTATACACCAAGCGGACGGTGTATTCAAGAATTAGATTATGCAAATAGAGATTTAAAAACAGGAAAAGTTCCGAAATTTTCAGATGCTGGAATCAATGAATTTAGAACTCAGAATGGCCGAAAAGTTTTTGATGGCGGCGGAATTCATCCAGATATTATCACCGAAAATGAAACAGTAACAGAAGAAACAAAAATACTGTTAAGTTCTAGAGCCTTATTTAATTTTGCAATCAATTTTAAAAATAAAAACAACACGATTACTTCTGCAAAAGATTTTAGATTTACAGATAATAATTTTAAACAATTTCAATCGTTTTTAAAAGTAGATACAACCTTTATTACAAAAGAAGAAGCATCCTTTAAAGAAGCTTATAGAACGTTGAATACTTCTCAAAACCAGAAAATAAAAACAGCATATTCGCGAATAATAAGCACGTTAAAATCAGAAAAAATAAAAGAGTTAATAAGTAATAAAGAACTTATAAAGAACGAATTAAAAAATATTATTTTAGATCAATATTACTATCAAGAAGGTATTTATCAAAATAAAATAGCATCCGATAAAACTGTTTTAGAAGCGGTAAAATTATTAAAAAATTCAACAAAATACAATCAGATACTATCGGGCAAAAAGTAA
- a CDS encoding DUF6909 family protein — translation MKERTRAQESTGAIERLYISMRHLFSRGFYKPMGISGEALRKSLLQLRPEIYGSIAEEKVELNGLIYIIERLPEGIEECQFINLTADEGYKNSHFKAIIPPKRRRNCYRIDKDQMDIEITRGRSEIYDILTHLTFLFIESHKIKDKVLINEGSDCIREWKTLREIVLYDKSITKDEREVTIAHLGTILGRTYEEVSKIYTTFSTEKNPDRFFQLIYWLGQLAINETVDDKKRVVTFSSVLNEQIGQHIYGEVWADNIKKILQEKNLLERPIHIISANMHSVMNSIYAKGAIPTEAKKNKGFKLFELLSNENSKEFQVKVKNYASKNGLIYVKDTSGTNINVQIIDTEKIAFATTDYVKGNSTNKKPVLIVMDYAFGEQAYETMDELLKPYITEKNTTHLDVESVSIMGKAGILEGGKGDIMIPSSHVFEGTADNYPFKNELSKEDLEGFGVQSFDGAMISVLGTSLQNKDILKFFHDSTWNVIGLEMEGAHYQKAIQAASKIRGNISENVKVRYAYYASDNPLETGATLASGGLGMSGVTPTYAITQKILEQIF, via the coding sequence ATGAAAGAAAGAACAAGAGCGCAAGAATCTACAGGAGCAATAGAAAGATTATACATTTCGATGCGTCACTTATTTAGTAGAGGTTTTTACAAACCGATGGGAATTTCTGGTGAAGCATTAAGAAAATCATTATTGCAATTAAGGCCAGAAATTTATGGGTCTATTGCAGAAGAAAAAGTAGAATTAAACGGGTTAATTTATATTATTGAACGGTTACCAGAAGGAATTGAAGAATGTCAGTTTATCAATTTAACGGCTGATGAAGGCTATAAAAACTCACATTTTAAAGCAATTATTCCTCCAAAAAGAAGAAGAAATTGTTACAGAATAGACAAAGATCAAATGGATATTGAGATTACGCGTGGTCGATCTGAAATCTATGATATTTTAACGCATTTAACTTTTTTATTTATAGAATCTCATAAAATTAAAGACAAAGTTTTAATAAACGAAGGATCTGATTGTATTAGAGAATGGAAAACGTTGAGAGAAATTGTGTTGTATGATAAATCGATTACAAAAGACGAAAGAGAAGTTACCATTGCTCATTTAGGAACTATTTTAGGAAGAACCTATGAAGAAGTTTCAAAAATTTACACCACGTTTTCTACAGAGAAAAATCCAGACCGTTTTTTCCAATTAATTTATTGGTTAGGACAATTGGCAATCAACGAAACGGTTGATGATAAAAAACGTGTTGTAACATTTAGCTCGGTTTTAAACGAACAAATTGGGCAACATATTTATGGAGAAGTTTGGGCAGATAACATTAAAAAAATCCTTCAAGAAAAGAACTTATTGGAAAGACCAATTCATATTATTAGTGCAAACATGCACAGTGTTATGAATTCAATTTATGCAAAGGGAGCAATTCCTACAGAAGCTAAAAAGAACAAAGGTTTTAAATTGTTTGAATTATTAAGTAACGAAAACAGCAAAGAGTTTCAAGTAAAAGTTAAAAACTACGCTTCTAAAAACGGATTGATTTATGTAAAAGACACCTCAGGAACAAACATAAACGTTCAAATAATAGACACAGAAAAAATTGCTTTTGCAACTACAGATTACGTAAAAGGAAATTCTACGAATAAAAAACCTGTATTAATTGTGATGGATTACGCGTTTGGAGAACAAGCGTATGAAACTATGGACGAATTACTGAAACCGTATATTACAGAAAAGAATACTACACATTTAGATGTAGAATCTGTTTCAATCATGGGAAAAGCAGGAATTTTAGAAGGAGGAAAAGGAGATATTATGATTCCGTCTTCGCATGTCTTTGAAGGAACAGCAGACAATTATCCGTTTAAAAACGAGTTGTCTAAAGAAGATTTAGAAGGTTTTGGTGTACAATCTTTTGACGGAGCAATGATTTCTGTTTTAGGAACATCGCTTCAAAATAAAGACATTTTAAAATTCTTTCACGATTCTACTTGGAATGTCATTGGATTAGAAATGGAAGGGGCACATTATCAAAAAGCAATTCAAGCTGCATCAAAAATTAGAGGAAATATCTCAGAAAACGTAAAAGTACGTTACGCATATTATGCGTCAGATAACCCTTTAGAAACTGGAGCAACATTGGCTTCTGGCGGATTAGGAATGTCTGGTGTAACGCCAACATATGCAATTACACAAAAAATATTAGAACAAATATTTTAA